The Elusimicrobiota bacterium genome segment GACGCGTCCTTGCGCGCGGAGGCCGCGGTCAAGGCGGCCCAAGACCGGGACCCGCGCTGGATCGAGACCTTGGCCGGCCTGCTCGACGACGACACCGAGATCGTCCGCCACAACGCCGACTACGCGCTCTATCAGATCGGCAAGGGCTCTCCGGACGCCGTGCGCGTGCGCCGCGAGGAGTGGATCGATTCGGACCAGCCGCTGGTGCGCGTGCGCGCCTTGAACCTGTTCGCCGACCTGGAGCCCAAGGCGACCTGGCCTTTGGTCCTGAAGGCCTTGCGGGACCGGGATCCGGCCGTGCGCTTCCTGACCCGGGTGATGGTGCTCGACCACTACTACCAAGACTCGCCCGAAGGGGCCAAAGCCCGCGCCGACTGCCTGGCCCGGGAGAAGGACCCGCAGGTCCTGGCCTTGACCTCGCGCTGAGGCGCCATGGGTCCCGGCCCCTGGTTCGACACCCACGTGCACCTCGGCGGCCCGGATTTCGACGCGGACCGCGAGGCGGTCCTGGCCCGGGCCGCGGCCGCGGGAGTGGGCCGGCTGGTGGAGATCGGCGACGCGCCCGAGGATTGGCCGCGGGTCCTGGCTCTGGCCCGGGCTTGGCCGGGGGTCCTGCGCTGCGCCTTGGGCCTGCATCCCTACTACGCGGAGCGCTGCACGGACGCCTTCCTGGCCGACCTGGAGCGCCAGGCCCGGCTCCCCGAGGTCGTCGCGGTGGGCGAGATCGGCTTGGACTACGCGCGCGGCCCCGTGGCGCCGGAGATCCAGAAGGCGGCCCTGCGGCGCCTGCTCGCCGCCTGCCGGGACTGGGGCAAGCCCGCGGTCATCCACTGCCGCGGCGCCTACGAGGACCTCAGGCTCATCGTGAAGGAGGTCTTCCCCTCCCCCCCGCAGGGGCGGCGCTTCTGGGGCGTGGTGCACTGCTTCTCCGGCACGCCCGAGGACGCGGAGTCCTTGGCCGCGGGAGGCTGGGCCTTGGGCGCCGACGGCCCGGCGACCTATCCCAAGAACGCGGCGCTGCGCGAGGCCTTCCGCCGCGCGGGGCCGGAGGTCACGGTGCTGGAGACCGACAGCCCCTACCTCCCGCCGCAGAGCCGCCGCGGCAAGCGCAACGAGCCCGACGCGGTGCCCGAGATCGCCGCGGCCCTGGCCCAGGTCTGGGCCCTGCCGGCCGCGGACGTCGCCCGCGCCACCACCGCCAACGCTGAAGAGCTGTTCCGGGATCGGGGACACAATACCTAATTCGTCGTCGGCAAAAGCCCGCCTGGCGCCCGGATGTTATAGAATATCGGACATGGAATAATTCTTCGACGATAGTTGAGGTTCCAAAATGAATCACGACCTGAAGAAGTCCGACTTCCTCAAAGAGCCGATCGAGCACATCGACATCACCAAGCACGACACGCGCGCGCTGGTGGAGGCCATGTCCAAGATGGCGTATTCCGCCCGGGACCTGGCCCGCGCCAGCGACATCTACGACCGCATGCTCGCCGACAAGGACTGCGACGTCATCCTGTGCCTGGCGGGCTCCTTGTTCTCCGCGGGCCTCAAGCGCGTGGTCTACGACCTGGTCAACAACAACATGGTCGACGCCATCGTCTCCACGGGCGCCAACATCGTGGACCAAGACTTCTTCGAGTCCTTGGGCTTCAAGCACTACAAGGGCACCAAATGGGTCGACGACAAGGAGCTGCGCTCGGTGCGCGTGGACCGCATCTACGACACCTTCATCTGCGAGGACCAGTTGGGAGTCTCCGACGACACCATCTCGCGGCTGTGCGACACCTTGAAGCCCCAGCCCTATTCCTCCCGGGAGATCCTCGAGGAGATGGGCAAATACCTGGTCAAGAACTGCAAGTGCAAGGACTCCATCCTGCTGGCCGCCTACAAGAAGCGGGTGCCCATCTTCGTGCCCGCCTTCTCGGACTGCTCCGCCGGCTTCGGCTTCCTGCACCACCAGTGGCACAACCCGGACGCGCACGCGAGCATCGACTCGGCGCGCGACTTCCGCGAGCTGGTGCGCCTGAAGATGGCGTCCAAGGACACGGGCATCATCATGATCGGCGGCGGGGTCCCCAAGAACTTCGCCCAGGACGTGACCGTGGGCCTGGAGATGATCGGCTACGAGGGCAAGATGCACAAGTACGCGGTGCAGATCACCGTGGCCGACGAGCGCGACGGGGCGCTCTCCGGCTCGACCTTGCGCGAGGCCTGCTCCTGGGGCAAGGTGGACACGCAGTGGGAGCAGATGGTGTTCTGCGAAGCGACCATCGCCATGCCCATCATGGCCGCCTACGCTTACCACAAGGGCTCCTGGAAGGCGCGCAAGGGCCGCAAGTACAGCGACCTGCTCAACGAGTCCAAGGTCCCCGCAGCCCTGCGCTGAGGCCCGCAAAGCCGCCCCCCCGCGTTCCTGGGAGGGGCGGTTTGCTTTTTGGTACCATGGTTCGCATGAAAGCCCAGTTCATGGACGCGGGTGTGCCGCTCAAGGCCGCGCGTTTCGTGGTGCTGCCTTTGCCCTTCGAGCGCACGACCTCCTACATGCAGGGGACGGTGCGCGGGCCGGCCGCCCTGCTGGAGGGCTCTCTGGGCGTGGAGCTCTACGATGAGGAATTGGGCCGCCTGACCTACAAGGACGGGATCCATACTTTGCCGGCCAGGCGCCTGAAGGGGCCGGCCCCCAAGGTCTTCCCGAGCATCGAGAAAGAGGTCTCGCGCATCGCCGGCATGCCGGGCAA includes the following:
- a CDS encoding TatD family hydrolase is translated as MGPGPWFDTHVHLGGPDFDADREAVLARAAAAGVGRLVEIGDAPEDWPRVLALARAWPGVLRCALGLHPYYAERCTDAFLADLERQARLPEVVAVGEIGLDYARGPVAPEIQKAALRRLLAACRDWGKPAVIHCRGAYEDLRLIVKEVFPSPPQGRRFWGVVHCFSGTPEDAESLAAGGWALGADGPATYPKNAALREAFRRAGPEVTVLETDSPYLPPQSRRGKRNEPDAVPEIAAALAQVWALPAADVARATTANAEELFRDRGHNT
- a CDS encoding deoxyhypusine synthase; translated protein: MNHDLKKSDFLKEPIEHIDITKHDTRALVEAMSKMAYSARDLARASDIYDRMLADKDCDVILCLAGSLFSAGLKRVVYDLVNNNMVDAIVSTGANIVDQDFFESLGFKHYKGTKWVDDKELRSVRVDRIYDTFICEDQLGVSDDTISRLCDTLKPQPYSSREILEEMGKYLVKNCKCKDSILLAAYKKRVPIFVPAFSDCSAGFGFLHHQWHNPDAHASIDSARDFRELVRLKMASKDTGIIMIGGGVPKNFAQDVTVGLEMIGYEGKMHKYAVQITVADERDGALSGSTLREACSWGKVDTQWEQMVFCEATIAMPIMAAYAYHKGSWKARKGRKYSDLLNESKVPAALR